Proteins encoded together in one Streptomyces sp. NA04227 window:
- a CDS encoding sensor histidine kinase KdpD, whose product MGRGKLRIYLGAAPGVGKTYAMLSEAHRRVERGTDCVVAYVEHHDRPRTEVMLHGLEHVPRRELTHRGARFTEMDVDAVLDRRPAVALVDELAHTNVPGSRNAKRWQDVEELLAVGIDVVSTVNIQHLESLGDVVESITGVRQQETVPDEVVRRADQIELVDMSPQALRRRMAHGNIYQPDKVDAALSNYFRPGNLTALRELALLWVADRVDEYLQQYRGEHGIRSTWQARERIVVGLTGGPEGSTLIRRAARMAAKGSGSEILAVYIARSDGLTAASPKELAVQRTLVEDLGGTFHHVIGDDIPSALLEFARGVNATQIVLGSSRRKAWQYIFGPGVGVTVARDSGPDLDVHIVTHEEAAKGRGLPVARGARLGRQRILWGWLVGVAGPLLLTLQLTNLDAHLGLANDVLLFLTLTVAAALLGGLLPALVSAAVGSLLLNWFFTPPVHEITIADPKNFLALMIFVAVAVAVASVVDLAARRTHQAARLRAEAEILAFLAGSVLRGETTLDALLERVRETFAMDAVALLERENEVEPWTVAGSVGSTAVERPEDADVDVPVSDTMALALSGRVLPAEDRRVLAAFAAQAAVVLDRQRLRSEAERSRRLAEGNRIRTALLAAVSHDLRTPLAGIKASVSSLRSDDVAWSEEDQAELLAGIEDGADRLDHLVGNLLDMSRLQTGTVTPLIRELDLDEVVPMALVGVPESSVGLDIPESLPMVAVDPGLLERAVANVVENAVKYSPDGLRVVVAASALGERVELRVVDRGPGVPDDAKERIFAPFQRHGDAPRGVGVGLGLAVARGFVEAMDGTLSAEDTPGGGLTMVLTLRAATAARPAPAVAEAAPRPVGTGSTRQQRAAVSNKR is encoded by the coding sequence ATGGGACGAGGCAAGCTCCGCATCTATCTGGGAGCGGCACCCGGAGTGGGCAAGACCTACGCGATGCTTTCCGAGGCACATCGGCGGGTGGAGCGCGGCACCGACTGTGTGGTCGCCTACGTCGAGCACCACGACCGGCCGCGGACCGAGGTCATGCTGCACGGCCTGGAACACGTCCCCCGCCGGGAGCTGACCCACCGCGGCGCGCGCTTCACGGAGATGGACGTCGACGCCGTACTGGACCGGCGCCCGGCCGTCGCCCTGGTCGACGAACTCGCCCACACCAACGTCCCCGGCTCCCGCAACGCCAAGCGCTGGCAGGACGTCGAGGAACTGCTCGCCGTCGGCATCGACGTCGTCTCCACCGTGAACATCCAGCACCTGGAGTCGCTCGGTGACGTGGTCGAGTCGATAACCGGCGTGCGGCAGCAGGAGACGGTGCCCGACGAGGTGGTGCGCAGGGCCGACCAGATAGAGCTGGTCGACATGTCCCCGCAGGCACTGCGGCGGCGGATGGCGCACGGCAACATCTATCAGCCCGACAAGGTCGACGCGGCCCTGTCGAACTACTTCCGCCCCGGAAACCTCACCGCCCTGCGCGAACTGGCGCTGCTGTGGGTCGCCGACCGGGTCGACGAGTACCTCCAGCAGTACCGCGGCGAACACGGCATCCGCTCCACCTGGCAGGCCCGGGAACGCATCGTTGTCGGCCTCACCGGCGGCCCCGAGGGCAGCACCCTGATCCGGCGGGCCGCGCGGATGGCCGCCAAGGGCTCGGGCAGCGAGATCCTCGCCGTCTACATCGCCCGCAGCGACGGCCTGACCGCAGCCTCGCCCAAGGAACTCGCCGTCCAGCGCACCCTCGTCGAGGACCTGGGCGGCACCTTCCACCACGTCATCGGCGACGACATCCCCTCCGCGCTCCTGGAGTTCGCCCGCGGGGTCAACGCCACCCAGATCGTGCTCGGCTCCAGCCGCCGCAAGGCGTGGCAGTACATCTTCGGGCCGGGCGTCGGGGTGACCGTGGCCCGTGACTCCGGGCCCGACCTCGACGTACACATCGTCACCCACGAGGAGGCCGCCAAGGGCCGCGGACTCCCGGTGGCCCGGGGTGCCCGGCTCGGGCGGCAGCGGATTCTCTGGGGCTGGCTGGTCGGGGTCGCCGGGCCCCTGCTGCTCACCCTCCAGCTGACGAACCTCGACGCACACCTCGGGCTCGCCAACGACGTCCTGCTCTTCTTGACCCTGACCGTCGCGGCGGCCCTGCTCGGCGGACTGCTCCCGGCCCTGGTCTCCGCCGCGGTCGGCTCACTGCTCCTGAACTGGTTCTTCACCCCGCCCGTCCACGAGATCACCATCGCCGACCCCAAGAACTTCCTGGCCCTGATGATCTTCGTCGCGGTCGCGGTGGCCGTGGCCTCGGTGGTCGACCTGGCGGCGCGCCGTACCCACCAGGCCGCCCGGCTGCGCGCCGAGGCCGAGATCCTCGCCTTCCTCGCGGGCAGCGTGCTGCGCGGCGAGACCACCCTGGACGCCCTGCTCGAACGGGTACGGGAGACCTTCGCGATGGACGCGGTGGCCCTGCTCGAACGCGAGAACGAGGTCGAGCCCTGGACCGTCGCGGGCAGTGTCGGGTCAACCGCCGTCGAGCGGCCCGAGGACGCCGATGTGGACGTGCCGGTCAGCGACACCATGGCCCTGGCGCTCAGCGGCCGGGTGCTGCCCGCCGAGGACCGGCGCGTCCTCGCCGCGTTCGCCGCCCAGGCCGCGGTGGTCCTGGACCGGCAGCGGCTGCGGTCCGAGGCGGAACGGTCCCGCAGGCTCGCGGAGGGCAACCGCATCCGTACCGCCCTGCTCGCCGCCGTCAGCCACGACCTGCGCACGCCGCTCGCCGGGATCAAGGCGTCCGTCAGCTCACTGCGCTCCGACGACGTGGCCTGGTCCGAGGAGGACCAGGCGGAACTGCTCGCCGGGATCGAGGACGGCGCGGACCGGCTGGACCACCTGGTCGGCAATCTGCTCGACATGTCCCGGCTGCAGACCGGCACCGTCACCCCGCTCATCCGCGAGCTCGACCTCGACGAGGTCGTGCCGATGGCACTCGTCGGGGTGCCCGAGTCCAGCGTCGGGCTCGACATCCCCGAGTCGCTGCCGATGGTCGCCGTGGACCCCGGGCTCCTTGAACGCGCGGTCGCCAACGTCGTCGAGAACGCGGTCAAGTACAGCCCCGACGGCCTGCGCGTCGTGGTCGCCGCCAGCGCGCTGGGCGAGCGCGTGGAACTGCGCGTCGTCGACCGCGGCCCCGGCGTCCCCGACGACGCCAAGGAACGCATCTTCGCGCCCTTCCAGCGCCACGGCGACGCCCCGCGCGGCGTCGGGGTGGGCCTGGGCCTCGCCGTCGCCCGCGGCTTCGTCGAGGCGATGGACGGCACCCTCAGCGCGGAGGACACCCCCGGCGGCGGGCTCACCATGGTGCTCACCCTGCGCGCCGCGACCGCCGCCCGCCCGGCACCCGCCGTGGCAGAGGCCGCCCCGCGACCAGTGGGGACCGGCAGCACACGGCAACAGAGGGCCGCGGTGAGCAACAAGCGGTGA
- a CDS encoding DUF3710 domain-containing protein, whose translation MFGRRNKKESAAEAEAASGAEQVDVDDVAADEPGPGAERARLEPEPRPDGPWDSTEVKDPAEGRVDLGGLFVPGVEGMELRVEVAGDAIVAATVVLRDSAVQLQAFAAPKREGIWGEVREEIATGITQQGGVIDEVEGPLGWELRAQVPVKLPDGTGGFQVVRFVGVDGPRWFLRGVISGQGAVQPQAAGLLEQIFRDTVVVRGEGPMAPRDPIVLKLPDDAQMVAEGGVKQEDQAGSRFSGGVDQLARGPEITEIR comes from the coding sequence GTGTTCGGACGTCGCAACAAGAAGGAATCCGCCGCGGAGGCGGAGGCGGCGAGCGGGGCCGAGCAGGTCGACGTCGACGACGTCGCGGCGGACGAACCCGGTCCCGGCGCCGAGCGTGCCCGGCTCGAGCCGGAGCCGCGTCCGGACGGGCCTTGGGACAGCACCGAGGTGAAGGACCCCGCCGAGGGCCGGGTCGACCTCGGCGGACTCTTCGTCCCCGGTGTCGAGGGCATGGAGCTGCGGGTCGAGGTCGCCGGAGACGCCATCGTCGCCGCGACGGTCGTACTGCGCGACAGCGCCGTACAGCTGCAGGCCTTCGCCGCACCCAAGCGCGAGGGCATCTGGGGCGAGGTGCGCGAGGAGATCGCCACCGGCATCACGCAGCAGGGCGGTGTGATCGACGAGGTCGAGGGTCCGCTCGGCTGGGAGCTGCGGGCCCAGGTGCCCGTGAAGCTGCCGGACGGCACCGGCGGTTTCCAGGTCGTACGGTTCGTCGGCGTGGACGGTCCCCGCTGGTTCCTGCGCGGTGTGATCTCCGGCCAGGGCGCGGTGCAGCCGCAGGCCGCCGGTCTGCTGGAGCAGATCTTCCGGGACACCGTCGTGGTCCGTGGCGAAGGGCCGATGGCCCCGCGCGACCCGATCGTCCTCAAGCTGCCCGACGACGCCCAGATGGTCGCCGAGGGCGGTGTCAAGCAGGAGGACCAGGCCGGCTCCCGCTTCTCCGGCGGCGTGGACCAGCTCGCCCGCGGCCCGGAGATCACCGAGATCCGCTGA
- a CDS encoding OB-fold nucleic acid binding domain-containing protein, translated as MSASSRSGKPAGRFRRMLDRFADISASQEDLESEELREDAAETAGCTRIGDCQDRQIVTVTGTLRTVTLRPRAGVPALEAELFDGSAPLDVVWLGRRSIVGIEPGRRLIASGRISLSHGRRVLFNPKYELRPLGRE; from the coding sequence ATGAGTGCCTCTTCGCGTTCTGGAAAGCCGGCCGGCCGGTTCCGGCGCATGCTCGACCGGTTCGCCGACATCTCGGCGTCCCAGGAGGATCTCGAATCGGAAGAGCTGAGAGAGGACGCCGCCGAGACCGCCGGCTGTACCCGGATCGGTGACTGCCAGGACCGTCAGATCGTGACCGTCACTGGTACCTTGCGCACGGTAACCCTGCGGCCACGCGCCGGAGTTCCGGCCCTGGAAGCCGAACTCTTCGACGGCTCGGCCCCGCTGGACGTGGTATGGCTGGGACGGCGCTCGATCGTGGGCATCGAACCCGGCCGCAGGCTGATAGCCTCCGGCCGCATCTCGCTCAGCCACGGCCGCCGGGTGCTCTTCAACCCGAAGTACGAACTCAGACCGCTCGGACGGGAGTAA
- a CDS encoding TrkA family potassium uptake protein, with the protein MRVAIAGAGAVGRSIAGELLENGHEVLLIDKAPTAISVERVPQAEWLLADACEITSLDEAALQRCNVVIAATGDDKVNLVVSLLGKTEYGVPRVVARVNNPKNEWLFTEAWGVDVAVSTPRLMSALVEEAVSVGDLVRLLRFSHGDANLVELTLPPESAIAGTRVGEVEWPEDTSLVTIIRGNRVLAPTPEDSLEEGDELLFVAAQAREEQLEDLLSVRRGDGD; encoded by the coding sequence ATGAGGGTCGCCATTGCCGGAGCCGGGGCGGTGGGCCGTTCCATCGCGGGCGAGCTCCTTGAGAACGGCCACGAGGTCCTGCTCATCGACAAGGCGCCGACCGCCATCTCGGTCGAGCGCGTACCGCAGGCGGAGTGGCTGCTCGCCGACGCCTGTGAGATCACCTCCCTCGACGAGGCCGCGCTGCAGCGCTGCAACGTGGTCATCGCCGCGACCGGTGACGACAAGGTCAATCTGGTCGTCTCGCTGCTCGGCAAGACCGAGTACGGGGTGCCGAGGGTGGTCGCGCGGGTCAACAACCCGAAGAACGAATGGCTGTTCACCGAGGCCTGGGGCGTCGATGTCGCGGTCTCCACGCCGCGTCTGATGTCCGCCCTGGTCGAGGAGGCGGTCAGCGTGGGCGACCTGGTGCGCCTGCTGCGCTTCAGCCACGGCGATGCCAACCTGGTCGAGCTGACCCTGCCGCCGGAGTCGGCGATCGCGGGCACCCGCGTCGGCGAGGTCGAGTGGCCCGAGGACACCTCGCTGGTCACCATCATCCGCGGGAACCGGGTCCTGGCCCCCACCCCCGAGGACTCCCTGGAAGAGGGCGACGAGCTGCTGTTCGTGGCGGCCCAGGCCCGCGAGGAGCAGCTGGAGGACCTGCTCTCGGTGCGCCGGGGGGACGGGGACTGA
- the dut gene encoding dUTP diphosphatase: MTGGGAVEVLLRRIDPEVPLPRYEHPGDAGADLRTTEACELAPGERVVLPTGVAIALPEGHAAFVHPRSGLAARCGVALVNAPGTIDAGYRGEIKVIVVNLDPRESVGFERFDRIAQLVVQQVEKARFHEVAELPGSVRAEGGFGSTGGHAAVDGPEIPGPVRQGPGDSGQEGGNRYASVVSDREGQ, translated from the coding sequence GTGACCGGGGGCGGCGCCGTCGAAGTACTGCTGCGACGTATCGACCCCGAGGTGCCGTTGCCGCGGTACGAGCATCCCGGCGACGCGGGTGCCGATCTGCGGACCACCGAGGCGTGCGAACTGGCCCCGGGGGAGCGGGTGGTGCTGCCGACCGGTGTCGCGATCGCCCTGCCCGAGGGGCATGCCGCCTTCGTGCACCCGCGGTCCGGTCTCGCCGCCCGCTGCGGAGTCGCACTGGTGAATGCCCCAGGGACCATCGATGCCGGGTACCGTGGAGAGATCAAGGTAATCGTGGTGAATCTCGACCCGCGCGAATCCGTGGGGTTCGAGCGATTCGACCGGATTGCCCAACTGGTCGTCCAACAGGTTGAGAAGGCCCGCTTCCACGAGGTGGCGGAACTTCCCGGATCTGTCCGGGCCGAAGGGGGCTTCGGGTCCACCGGCGGTCATGCCGCGGTGGACGGACCGGAGATCCCCGGCCCGGTACGGCAAGGACCGGGGGACAGTGGGCAAGAGGGCGGGAATCGATACGCGTCGGTCGTATCCGACCGGGAAGGACAGTGA
- a CDS encoding DUF3093 domain-containing protein, with the protein MQTSATEYEERLTAPRSWWFVAVLVGVSGGLIMLPFGALALLGGLVAGTAVAAVVISSYGSVRIRVVADSLVAGEARIPLSALGDSHVMDAEECAAWRTHKADTRAFMLLRSYIRTGLRVEVTDPEDPTPYLYLSTRNPERLAAALGGDAGR; encoded by the coding sequence ATGCAGACCTCCGCCACTGAGTACGAAGAACGTCTGACCGCGCCGCGCTCCTGGTGGTTCGTGGCCGTCCTGGTGGGGGTCTCGGGCGGCCTGATCATGCTGCCCTTCGGCGCACTCGCCCTGCTCGGCGGCCTGGTCGCGGGCACCGCGGTGGCGGCCGTGGTGATCAGCTCGTACGGCTCGGTACGGATTCGCGTGGTGGCGGACTCGCTGGTCGCGGGCGAGGCACGGATCCCGTTGTCCGCGCTCGGCGACAGCCATGTGATGGACGCCGAGGAGTGCGCGGCCTGGCGTACGCACAAGGCCGATACGCGCGCGTTCATGCTGCTGCGCAGCTACATCCGCACGGGCCTGCGGGTCGAGGTCACCGACCCCGAGGACCCGACTCCTTACCTGTACCTGTCCACCCGCAACCCCGAGCGACTGGCGGCGGCGCTCGGTGGCGACGCGGGGCGCTGA
- a CDS encoding APC family permease — protein sequence MSKLTDVPKRILIGRALRSDRLGETLLPKRIALPVFASDPLSSVAYAPGEVLLVLSIAGVSAYHFSPWIALAVVVLMFTVVASYRQNVHAYPSGGGDYEVANTNLGPKAGLTVASALLVDYVLTVAVSISSGVENLGSAIPFVVENKVLCAVAVVVLLTLMNLRGVKESGKLFAIPTYVFVFGVFAMICWGAYRGLVLDDTMRAPTSDLEIHPEHEGLAGFALVFLLLRAFSSGCAALTGVEAISNGVPAFRKPKSKNAATTLAMMGLLAVTMFCGIIGLAAATKVRMAENPAKDLLDKGVPVGEDYVQDPVISQVAAAVFGDGTFFFILLAAATALVLFLAANTAYNGFPLLGSILAQDRYLPRQLHTRGDRLAFSNGIVLLAGAAALLIVIYGADSTRLIQLYIVGVFVSFTLSQIGMVRHWNRHLLTEKDPAARRRMHRSRAINGFGAFFTGLVLVVVLLTKFTHGAWVALLGMVIFYVTMSAVRRHYDAVAEEISAPETPSDDIVRPSRVHSIVLVSKIHRPTLRALSYAKLMRSDTLEALSVDVDPDETKALRAEWDRRGIDVPLKVLASPYREITRPIIEYVKSRRRESPRDVVSVIIPEYVVGHWYEHLLHNQSALRLKGRLLFTPGVMVTSVPYQLESSEAAKQRARKRAEWNAPGSVRRGPVEKRPKDTAKTNGKG from the coding sequence GTGTCCAAACTGACCGACGTGCCCAAACGGATCCTCATCGGGCGCGCACTGCGCAGCGACCGGCTCGGTGAAACGCTCCTTCCCAAACGCATCGCGCTCCCCGTCTTCGCCTCGGACCCGCTGTCCTCGGTGGCGTACGCGCCCGGCGAAGTACTCCTGGTCCTGTCCATCGCGGGTGTGTCGGCCTATCACTTCAGCCCGTGGATCGCGCTCGCGGTCGTCGTGCTGATGTTCACCGTCGTCGCCTCCTACCGGCAGAACGTGCACGCCTACCCCAGCGGCGGCGGCGACTACGAGGTGGCCAACACCAACCTCGGCCCCAAGGCGGGTCTCACCGTCGCCAGCGCCCTGCTGGTCGACTACGTCCTGACCGTCGCGGTGTCCATCTCCTCCGGCGTGGAGAACCTCGGCTCGGCCATCCCGTTCGTGGTCGAGAACAAGGTGCTCTGCGCCGTCGCCGTCGTGGTGCTCCTGACGCTGATGAACCTGCGCGGCGTGAAGGAGTCCGGCAAGCTCTTCGCGATCCCCACGTACGTCTTCGTGTTCGGCGTGTTCGCCATGATCTGCTGGGGCGCGTACCGCGGTCTGGTCCTGGACGACACCATGCGCGCGCCGACCTCGGACCTCGAGATCCACCCCGAGCACGAGGGTCTCGCCGGATTCGCGCTGGTCTTCCTGCTGCTGCGGGCCTTCTCCTCCGGCTGTGCCGCGCTCACCGGCGTCGAGGCGATCAGCAACGGTGTCCCCGCCTTCCGCAAGCCCAAGAGCAAGAACGCGGCGACCACGCTGGCGATGATGGGCCTGCTCGCCGTCACCATGTTCTGCGGCATCATCGGCCTGGCCGCCGCCACCAAGGTGCGGATGGCCGAGAACCCGGCCAAGGACCTCCTCGACAAGGGGGTGCCGGTCGGCGAGGACTACGTCCAGGATCCCGTCATCTCCCAGGTCGCCGCGGCGGTCTTCGGCGACGGCACGTTCTTCTTCATCCTGCTCGCCGCGGCCACGGCACTGGTCCTCTTCCTCGCCGCGAACACCGCGTACAACGGTTTCCCGCTGCTCGGCTCGATCCTCGCCCAGGACCGTTACCTGCCGCGCCAGTTGCACACCCGCGGCGACCGGCTCGCCTTCTCCAACGGCATCGTGCTGCTCGCGGGCGCGGCCGCCCTGCTGATCGTGATCTACGGCGCCGACTCGACCCGCCTGATCCAGCTCTACATCGTCGGCGTCTTCGTCTCCTTCACGCTCAGCCAGATCGGCATGGTCCGGCACTGGAACCGTCACCTGCTCACCGAGAAGGACCCCGCCGCGCGCCGCCGCATGCACCGCTCGCGCGCGATCAACGGTTTCGGCGCCTTCTTCACCGGCCTCGTCCTGGTCGTCGTCCTGCTGACCAAGTTCACCCACGGCGCCTGGGTCGCCCTCCTCGGCATGGTCATCTTCTACGTGACCATGAGCGCCGTACGCCGCCACTACGACGCGGTCGCCGAGGAGATCTCCGCCCCCGAGACCCCCTCCGACGACATCGTCCGCCCCTCGCGGGTCCACTCGATCGTCCTGGTCTCCAAGATCCACCGGCCCACCCTGCGGGCCCTGTCCTACGCGAAGTTGATGCGCTCGGACACCCTGGAGGCGCTGAGCGTCGACGTCGACCCGGACGAGACCAAGGCCCTCAGGGCCGAGTGGGACCGCCGCGGCATAGACGTACCGCTGAAGGTCCTCGCCTCGCCCTACCGCGAGATCACCCGGCCCATCATCGAGTACGTGAAGAGCCGCCGCCGCGAGTCCCCGCGCGACGTGGTCAGCGTGATCATCCCCGAGTACGTCGTGGGCCACTGGTACGAGCACCTGCTGCACAACCAGAGCGCACTGCGCCTCAAGGGCAGGCTGCTGTTCACCCCCGGTGTCATGGTCACCTCCGTCCCGTACCAGCTGGAGTCCTCGGAGGCCGCCAAGCAGCGCGCCCGCAAGCGTGCCGAGTGGAACGCGCCCGGTTCGGTCCGCCGCGGCCCCGTCGAGAAGCGCCCGAAGGACACGGCAAAGACGAACGGCAAGGGCTGA
- a CDS encoding DUF3159 domain-containing protein translates to MTSLDKPTGQRETQDGSADQDDSRAVTEAALFEAFGGLRGMVETVLPGLLFVTIYTINKDLHVSAIAALAVSLLLVAVRLVRRDTVKHAFSGVFGVAFGVIFATVTGNAKDFYLPGMLYTLGLALAYIITTLAGVPLIGLILGPVFKENLSWRTRNPGRKSAYAKASYAWGLILLAKCAILFPLYWWADTEQLGWVLVALKIPPFLLAVYLTWLFLAKAPAPIDVFAEMEAAEAAEAAEKEERERRASPEHGADAETADTPAGTSGRHRRDS, encoded by the coding sequence TTGACGTCCCTCGACAAGCCGACCGGACAGCGCGAGACGCAGGACGGCAGCGCTGACCAGGACGACTCCAGGGCCGTGACGGAGGCCGCCCTCTTCGAGGCGTTCGGCGGCCTGCGCGGCATGGTGGAGACGGTGCTCCCCGGCCTGTTGTTCGTGACCATCTACACGATCAACAAGGACCTGCACGTCTCCGCCATCGCGGCGCTCGCGGTCTCACTGCTGCTGGTCGCGGTCCGCCTGGTCCGCAGGGACACCGTCAAGCACGCCTTCAGCGGCGTCTTCGGTGTGGCCTTCGGCGTGATCTTCGCGACCGTCACCGGCAACGCCAAGGACTTCTACCTGCCGGGCATGCTCTACACCCTCGGCCTCGCCCTGGCGTACATCATCACCACGCTCGCCGGAGTGCCGCTGATCGGACTGATCCTCGGCCCGGTGTTCAAGGAGAACCTCTCCTGGCGCACCCGCAACCCCGGCCGCAAGTCCGCGTACGCCAAGGCCAGTTACGCCTGGGGCCTGATCCTGCTCGCCAAGTGCGCGATCCTCTTCCCGCTGTACTGGTGGGCCGACACCGAGCAGCTCGGCTGGGTCCTGGTCGCTCTGAAGATCCCGCCGTTCCTGCTCGCCGTGTACCTGACCTGGCTCTTCCTCGCGAAGGCGCCCGCGCCCATCGACGTCTTCGCCGAGATGGAAGCGGCGGAGGCAGCGGAGGCCGCCGAGAAGGAGGAGCGGGAACGCCGTGCGTCACCGGAGCACGGGGCGGACGCGGAGACCGCGGACACCCCGGCCGGTACGAGCGGCCGCCACCGACGCGATTCCTGA
- a CDS encoding response regulator: MPQPSSGPGAASATRVLVVDDEPQIVRALVINLRARGYEVDAAADGTDALRLAAARHPHVVVLDLGLPDMDGVEVIRGLRGWTRVPILVLSARHSSDEKVEALDAGADDYVTKPFGMDELLARLRAAVRRAEPTGPGEEDVLVATEAFTVDLAAKKVNRDGRDVRLTPTEWHLLEVLVRNAGRLVSQKQLLQEVWGPSYGTETNYLRVYMAQLRRKLEADPAHPRHFITEPGMGYRFES; this comes from the coding sequence ATGCCGCAGCCCTCCTCCGGGCCGGGCGCCGCGAGCGCGACCAGAGTTCTCGTCGTCGACGACGAACCGCAGATCGTGCGCGCGCTCGTCATCAACCTCCGGGCACGGGGATACGAGGTCGACGCGGCCGCCGACGGCACCGACGCCCTCCGGCTCGCCGCCGCCCGGCACCCCCATGTGGTCGTCCTCGACCTCGGACTGCCCGACATGGACGGTGTAGAGGTGATCCGCGGCCTGCGCGGCTGGACCCGCGTACCGATCCTGGTGCTCTCCGCCCGGCACAGCTCCGACGAGAAGGTCGAGGCGCTGGACGCGGGCGCCGACGACTACGTCACCAAACCCTTCGGGATGGACGAACTCCTGGCCCGGCTGCGCGCCGCCGTACGTCGCGCGGAGCCCACCGGGCCGGGGGAGGAGGACGTACTCGTCGCCACCGAGGCGTTCACGGTGGACCTGGCGGCCAAGAAGGTCAACCGGGACGGCCGGGACGTGCGTCTGACGCCCACCGAGTGGCACCTCCTGGAGGTCCTGGTGCGCAACGCGGGCCGTCTGGTCAGCCAGAAGCAGCTGCTCCAGGAGGTCTGGGGCCCCTCGTACGGCACCGAGACCAACTATCTGCGCGTCTACATGGCACAGCTGCGCCGCAAACTGGAGGCCGACCCGGCCCACCCGCGCCACTTCATCACCGAACCGGGCATGGGGTACCGCTTCGAGAGCTGA
- a CDS encoding PaaI family thioesterase produces MSRTTSALTPPADAVVPERHPEAPAPGELLGSHYGQCFGCGGGQPHGLHLEARAGEGLRVTAEFTVREVHQGAPGLAHGGILTTALDETLGSLNWLLRAIAVTGRLETDFKRPVPVGSVLHLEAEVTAVAGRKIYSTATGRIGGPEGPVAVRADALFIQVKVEHFIDNGRPEEIKAAMEDPDQVRRARAFEVNP; encoded by the coding sequence GTGAGTCGTACAACTTCTGCCCTGACCCCTCCGGCCGACGCCGTCGTGCCCGAGCGGCATCCCGAAGCCCCCGCGCCGGGCGAGCTGCTCGGCTCCCACTACGGCCAGTGTTTCGGCTGCGGTGGCGGGCAGCCGCACGGGCTCCATCTGGAGGCCAGGGCGGGCGAAGGACTGCGCGTCACCGCGGAGTTCACCGTGCGCGAGGTGCATCAGGGAGCGCCCGGCCTCGCCCACGGCGGCATTCTGACCACCGCCCTGGACGAGACGCTCGGCTCGTTGAACTGGCTGCTGCGCGCCATCGCGGTCACCGGCCGTCTGGAGACCGACTTCAAGCGGCCGGTGCCCGTCGGCTCGGTGCTGCACCTGGAGGCCGAGGTCACGGCGGTCGCCGGACGCAAGATCTACTCGACGGCCACCGGACGCATCGGCGGCCCCGAAGGACCCGTCGCGGTCCGGGCCGACGCCCTGTTCATCCAGGTCAAGGTCGAGCACTTCATCGACAACGGCCGCCCCGAGGAGATCAAGGCCGCCATGGAGGACCCGGACCAGGTCCGCCGGGCCCGCGCCTTCGAGGTGAACCCGTGA
- a CDS encoding TrkA family potassium uptake protein: protein MHIVIMGCGRVGSALAQTLEQQGHTVAVVDQDPTAFRRLGAGFGGRRVTGVGFDQDTLREAGIEEAGAFAAVSSGDNSNIIAARVAREMFGIENVAARIYDPRRAEVYQRLGIPTVATVRWTADQMLRRLLPSGSEPLWRDPTGGVQLAEVHAANSWVGERISRLQEETGVRVAFLTRLGEAVLPTSQTVLQEGDLVHVMMRTDEVEKVEAAFAEGPEEGGH, encoded by the coding sequence GTGCACATCGTCATCATGGGCTGCGGACGAGTGGGCTCCGCCCTCGCGCAGACCCTGGAACAACAAGGGCACACCGTCGCGGTGGTCGACCAGGACCCCACCGCGTTCCGTCGGCTCGGCGCCGGCTTCGGCGGGCGCAGGGTGACGGGTGTCGGCTTCGACCAGGACACCCTGCGCGAGGCGGGCATCGAGGAGGCGGGCGCCTTCGCCGCCGTCTCCAGCGGTGACAATTCCAACATCATCGCCGCGCGAGTCGCCCGCGAGATGTTCGGCATCGAGAACGTCGCCGCCCGGATCTACGACCCGCGCCGTGCGGAGGTCTACCAGCGTCTGGGCATCCCGACCGTGGCCACCGTGCGCTGGACCGCGGACCAGATGCTGCGTCGTCTGCTGCCCTCGGGTTCGGAGCCGCTGTGGCGCGACCCGACGGGCGGTGTGCAGCTCGCCGAGGTGCATGCCGCCAACTCCTGGGTGGGCGAGCGGATCAGCCGCCTGCAGGAGGAGACCGGGGTGCGCGTCGCCTTCCTGACCCGGCTCGGCGAGGCGGTCCTGCCCACCTCGCAGACGGTTCTCCAGGAGGGCGACCTGGTGCACGTGATGATGCGTACGGACGAGGTCGAGAAGGTCGAGGCGGCGTTCGCCGAGGGCCCCGAGGAAGGCGGTCACTGA